The Zingiber officinale cultivar Zhangliang chromosome 9A, Zo_v1.1, whole genome shotgun sequence genome window below encodes:
- the LOC122020561 gene encoding putative germin-like protein 2-1, with the protein MHSNTNIPLLSSVIQLIKDMAMKLLLVALLALAFALAVLASDPSPLQDFCVADDSSKVFVNGAVCKNMNDVTADDFYTSGLDKPGNTVNNVRSNVTAVNLNKIPGLNTLGISLARIDFAPNGLNPPHTHPRATEILVVLEGELYVGFVTSNIGQTNRLFTKNLKKGDVFVFPQGLIHFQLNTGKYNAVALAGLSSQNPGVITIAKAVFGSTPPISDDVLAKAFQVDKRLVDRLQAQQWTDNNN; encoded by the exons ATGCATAGCAATACCAATATACCATTGCTCAGCTCAGTGATACAATTAATCAAAGACATGGCTATGAAACTGCTCCTCGTCGCACTCCTCGCCTTGGCTTTCGCTCTTGCTGTATTGGCTTCAGATCCTAGTCCCCTTCAGGACTTCTGCGTCGCAGATGATAGCTCCAAAG TGTTCGTCAACGGCGCCGTATGCAAGAACATGAACGACGTCACAGCCGACGACTTCTACACTTCTGGCCTCGACAAGCCCGGCAACACCGTCAACAATGTCCGCTCCAACGTCACCGCCGTCAACCTGAATAAGATCCCCGGGCTGAACACCCTCGGCATCTCCTTGGCTCGCATAGACTTCGCGCCTAATGGGCTCAACCCTCCCCACACCCACCCTCGCGCCACTGAGATCCTCGTCGTGCTAGAAGGAGAGCTCTACGTCGGCTTTGTGACGTCCAACATCGGCCAAACCAACCGCCTCTTCACTAAGAATTTGAAGAAGGGTGACGTCTTTGTGTTCCCCCAAGGCCTCATCCACTTCCAACTCAACACGGGCAAATACAATGCCGTTGCGCTCGCCGGTCTCAGCAGTCAAAACCCGGGCGTCATTACCATTGCCAAGGCTGTGTTCGGCTCGACGCCGCCCATTTCCGATGATGTGCTCGCCAAGGCTTTTCAGGTGGACAAACGCCTCGTTGACCGGCTCCAAGCTCAACAATGGACGGACAACAACAATTAG
- the LOC122021022 gene encoding putative germin-like protein 2-1: MMAKILMVIAALLALQLATSRVVWASDPSPLQDFCVADNSSKVFVNGFVCKSMDDVKAEDFFTYGLDKPGNTINKLGSNVRAVNVNTIPGLNTLGISMARIDFAPRGLNPPHTHPRATEILTVLEGELYVGFVTSNIGQTNRLFTKILKKGDVFVFPQGLVHFQFNRGHTRVIAIATLSSQNPGTITVANTVFGSKPSISDEVLAKAFQVDRKIVDRLQAQF, translated from the exons ATGATGGCTAAAATTCTTATGGTTATTGCTGCTCTCCTTGCTTTGCAATTGGCTACCTCTCGTGTAGTATGGGCATCTGATCCTAGTCCACTTCAAGACTTTTGTGTCGCCGATAACAGCTCCAAAG TGTTTGTCAATGGATTCGTTTGCAAGAGCATGGATGACGTGAAAGCCGAAGACTTCTTCACCTATGGCCTCGACAAGCCCGGCAACACCATAAACAAGCTAGGCTCCAACGTCCGTGCAGTCAATGTGAATACAATTCCTGGGCTCAACACGCTCGGCATCTCCATGGCTCGCATCGACTTCGCCCCTCGCGGACTCAACCCACCCCACACTCACCCTCGCGCCACTGAGATCCTCACCGTGCTAGAAGGAGAGCTCTATGTTGGCTTTGTGACATCCAACATCGGCCAAACCAATCGCCTTTTCACCAAGATTCTGAAGAAGGGCGATGTGTTTGTGTTCCCTCAAGGCCTTGTCCACTTCCAATTCAACCGTGGCCATACAAGAGTTATTGCAATCGCTACTCTAAGTAGCCAAAACCCCGGTACCATAACCGTTGCAAATACAGTTTTTGGCTCAAAACCCTCCATATCCGATGAAGTTCTCGCTAAGGCTTTCCAAGTGGATCGGAAGATTGTTGACCGACTCCAAGCTCAATTCTGA